In Haloarcula marismortui ATCC 43049, one DNA window encodes the following:
- a CDS encoding metal-dependent hydrolase, producing MYRNGHYGAALLFVTPISAVLISIGFVRLAFVAGITAVGFAMVPDLDQRLPGVTHRGLTHTVWFALVVGFLLAGAGTVVTIAPSLIGTVTGFAVGTGTIMSHIAADALTPAGVRPWSPVDDTRYSLDIVRAKNPLANYALLGLGIASATLGIWTGGTAAGL from the coding sequence ATGTATCGGAACGGCCACTATGGCGCAGCGCTGCTGTTCGTTACGCCAATCAGCGCGGTCCTCATCAGCATCGGGTTCGTCAGGCTCGCCTTTGTCGCCGGGATTACAGCGGTCGGCTTCGCGATGGTCCCAGATCTCGATCAACGCCTACCGGGTGTAACACACCGTGGCCTGACCCACACGGTCTGGTTTGCGCTGGTCGTCGGGTTCCTGCTCGCTGGGGCCGGAACAGTTGTGACAATCGCGCCCTCGCTGATAGGGACTGTAACCGGATTTGCTGTCGGGACAGGGACTATCATGTCGCATATCGCTGCCGACGCACTGACGCCGGCTGGTGTCCGGCCGTGGAGCCCCGTTGACGACACGCGGTACTCGCTCGACATCGTTAGAGCGAAGAACCCACTCGCGAACTACGCGCTGCTGGGGCTGGGAATTGCCAGCGCAACGCTTGGTATCTGGACCGGCGGGACAGCCGCCGGCCTGTGA
- a CDS encoding DEAD/DEAH box helicase yields MSQHNARETLSWLKDRGHYSGQIVHERTVNGQEAQTDSLSILPSVKIALSQFGIEDLYEHQISSIEATRAGENTVVATPTASGKSLTYAVPALERAVDHSGKALYIAPMRALINDQAGTLQAMADALGFGEQVDVGVKTGQSSKAETRSIKQRQPDVLLATIDQLHLSFLPYAHLTDHWRWLFQQLETVIIDEVHTYRGYFGSHAALIFRRLNRLLDHYGKDPQYICCSATIGNPVDHAAAVTGRPTDSFTLVDNDTSASGDKQWVFWNPPQKDREDDSTADVDEETASTQQGAGQAGETTATQDDSDVGGERLSQHVESVRIFADLVTRGYQTLVFTAARQGTEQYVDWADSKLRSRGEHDIADSVHAYHAALESERRRELEAGLKSGDIRGLWSTRALELGIDIGSLDAVILDGYPGTGMSTFQRAGRAGRGDDSCLVIMVGSDNPLDQYLLKEPEQLFEGGAEQAAVNPSNRSALPEHLVCAADDHYLSPDDEQYFGEALPEMVDQLTAEGRLKRTNEEQVRWEAANNDIQIQTDIRNIDEEEIKLVDRNRGEILGSLERDAALRDAHPNAIYMYDKQSYKVVELDLEERTAYLESVETSEYTRALREKEVTVNDTLDTRTLEFDGEDMKATLGSLTVRNQITGYLRYSSPRDESPSEHEFETPLPPSEIATTGLFFEAPQKIERKMLKQVDSPEQYLSGLHAIEHALISLYPSEVLCDRGDIGGLSTVSHPQTVGGTVFVHDGYPGGAGYCRAAFEQLDSLLSQTADLLASCSCSDGCPSCIHSPHCGNGNRSLSKDHANRVLRDLID; encoded by the coding sequence ATGAGCCAGCACAACGCCCGAGAGACACTTTCTTGGCTCAAAGACCGAGGTCACTACAGTGGTCAGATTGTACACGAACGGACTGTCAACGGGCAAGAGGCGCAAACAGATTCGCTTTCGATACTGCCGTCAGTCAAGATTGCACTGTCTCAGTTTGGAATCGAAGACCTCTACGAGCACCAGATTAGTTCAATTGAGGCGACCCGAGCGGGTGAGAACACGGTCGTTGCTACTCCAACAGCATCAGGGAAATCGCTGACATATGCTGTTCCCGCATTAGAGCGGGCGGTTGACCACAGTGGAAAAGCGCTTTATATCGCACCGATGAGGGCGCTCATAAACGATCAGGCGGGGACGCTTCAAGCCATGGCGGATGCCCTTGGATTCGGTGAACAAGTTGACGTCGGCGTGAAAACAGGCCAGTCATCGAAGGCTGAAACGCGGAGTATCAAGCAGCGGCAACCAGATGTCCTCTTGGCGACAATCGATCAACTCCATCTCTCATTTCTCCCGTACGCACACTTAACCGATCACTGGCGATGGCTGTTCCAACAATTAGAGACTGTGATCATCGACGAAGTGCATACGTATAGAGGGTACTTTGGCAGCCACGCAGCGCTGATCTTCCGTCGGCTGAATCGATTGTTAGACCACTACGGGAAGGACCCTCAGTATATTTGCTGTTCAGCTACGATCGGAAATCCCGTTGATCACGCCGCCGCCGTCACAGGGCGACCTACGGACTCATTTACGCTCGTCGACAACGATACGAGTGCCTCCGGTGATAAGCAGTGGGTGTTCTGGAATCCACCACAGAAAGACCGTGAAGACGACTCTACTGCTGATGTAGATGAAGAGACAGCGTCCACTCAACAGGGGGCAGGTCAAGCCGGAGAAACAACGGCAACACAAGATGATAGCGATGTCGGCGGTGAACGACTCTCTCAGCACGTCGAGTCAGTCCGGATTTTTGCAGATCTTGTGACGCGGGGGTATCAGACACTCGTTTTCACCGCTGCTCGACAGGGGACAGAGCAATACGTCGACTGGGCCGACAGTAAACTCCGGTCGCGTGGTGAACACGACATTGCTGACTCCGTTCACGCATATCACGCTGCACTCGAGTCAGAGCGACGGCGAGAGTTAGAAGCCGGGCTAAAAAGCGGCGACATCCGAGGGCTGTGGTCCACGCGAGCACTTGAGTTAGGAATCGATATCGGATCGCTTGACGCAGTGATTCTTGATGGATATCCAGGGACCGGTATGAGCACATTCCAGCGTGCCGGACGTGCTGGCCGCGGCGACGATTCCTGTCTTGTCATCATGGTCGGGAGCGACAATCCGCTCGATCAATATCTGCTCAAAGAACCAGAACAACTCTTTGAGGGCGGAGCAGAGCAGGCAGCAGTAAATCCCAGCAACCGGTCAGCGCTTCCAGAGCATCTTGTGTGCGCCGCAGACGACCACTACCTGTCCCCCGATGATGAGCAATACTTCGGTGAAGCACTTCCAGAAATGGTGGACCAGTTGACAGCTGAAGGGAGACTTAAACGAACAAACGAAGAGCAGGTACGGTGGGAAGCAGCGAACAACGACATTCAAATCCAGACAGATATTCGAAATATCGACGAAGAAGAAATCAAGCTCGTCGACAGAAATCGGGGAGAAATACTCGGCAGTCTTGAACGAGATGCCGCCCTTCGAGATGCTCATCCGAATGCTATCTATATGTACGACAAACAGTCGTACAAGGTTGTCGAGTTGGATCTAGAAGAGCGAACAGCATATCTCGAAAGCGTTGAAACGAGCGAGTATACACGCGCACTCCGCGAAAAGGAGGTAACAGTTAACGACACGCTTGATACTCGGACACTGGAATTCGATGGTGAAGATATGAAGGCAACGCTAGGCTCGCTCACTGTTCGCAATCAAATCACTGGGTATCTGCGCTACTCCAGCCCGCGAGATGAATCGCCATCCGAGCACGAGTTCGAGACACCGCTACCCCCATCAGAAATAGCCACGACAGGGCTGTTCTTCGAGGCCCCACAGAAGATCGAACGGAAGATGCTCAAGCAGGTGGACAGTCCGGAGCAGTACCTCAGCGGTCTTCATGCCATTGAACACGCACTCATATCGCTGTATCCGAGCGAAGTCCTGTGTGACCGTGGAGACATCGGCGGGCTATCGACGGTCTCTCACCCGCAGACCGTCGGCGGGACTGTGTTCGTCCACGACGGCTATCCGGGCGGGGCCGGGTACTGTCGCGCTGCATTTGAACAGCTTGACTCGCTGTTGAGCCAGACAGCAGACCTCCTCGCTTCATGTAGTTGTTCGGACGGCTGTCCGTCTTGTATCCATAGTCCTCACTGTGGGAACGGGAATCGGAGCCTCAGCAAAGACCACGCTAACAGAGTTCTAAGAGATTTGATTGACTAG
- a CDS encoding helix-turn-helix transcriptional regulator, which produces MTADSDASDQPDWAAYQNLTPTAQTCLLLVANYDGDAWGGLIAQAAQEGLDVSDRHVRRSLADLESAGLVESTGPNKHRQTYSVTDDGREVLSGMRDSLGRTLE; this is translated from the coding sequence ATGACAGCCGACAGCGATGCCAGCGACCAGCCGGACTGGGCGGCGTATCAGAACCTCACGCCAACGGCACAGACGTGCCTGCTGTTGGTCGCGAATTACGACGGCGACGCCTGGGGTGGCCTGATCGCACAGGCCGCACAGGAGGGTCTTGACGTGAGTGACCGCCATGTCCGGCGCTCGCTTGCAGATCTGGAGTCGGCGGGGTTGGTTGAGTCAACAGGACCGAACAAGCACCGACAGACGTATTCGGTCACCGACGACGGGCGCGAGGTCTTGAGCGGGATGCGCGACAGTCTTGGGCGGACGCTGGAGTGA
- a CDS encoding ribbon-helix-helix protein, CopG family, with translation MALQTVSFKLPEDEVAELEREANAEGKSRSEFIRSVLRARHIKDDLDDQVITKQEKEEMEETIKNLKRERDEFEERMRIARSRVESMEKTIEKTADEAVQAVRGEYRQQIRELKEENDALRQEDKLQIIEKTGELAGNASELIETTATTEDLESMEETIEEKADRQWHGTTEQRELVMELRDEIRDELRQEVKHARPLTVKALDWIRRRLP, from the coding sequence GTGGCTCTGCAAACAGTCTCATTTAAGTTGCCAGAAGATGAGGTCGCTGAACTCGAACGCGAAGCGAATGCAGAGGGAAAAAGCCGGAGCGAGTTCATTCGGTCGGTGCTGCGTGCTCGGCATATCAAAGACGACCTCGACGACCAGGTGATAACGAAACAGGAGAAAGAAGAGATGGAGGAGACGATTAAAAATCTCAAGCGCGAGCGTGATGAATTCGAAGAGCGAATGCGCATTGCCAGGTCGCGGGTTGAGTCGATGGAAAAAACAATCGAGAAGACGGCCGACGAAGCAGTGCAAGCGGTCCGCGGCGAATACCGGCAGCAAATCCGCGAACTGAAAGAAGAGAACGACGCGCTCCGCCAAGAGGACAAACTGCAGATAATAGAGAAGACTGGGGAGCTGGCCGGGAATGCCTCGGAGCTGATCGAAACCACAGCCACGACCGAGGATCTCGAATCAATGGAAGAAACCATCGAAGAGAAGGCCGACCGTCAGTGGCACGGAACAACTGAACAGCGTGAACTGGTGATGGAACTCCGCGATGAGATACGCGACGAGCTACGGCAAGAGGTGAAACACGCCCGCCCGCTTACAGTCAAAGCCTTAGACTGGATTCGGCGGCGGCTCCCGTAA
- a CDS encoding C2H2-type zinc finger protein — MDAEWDSYQSDEFHCRDCGEKFPNEEAVKEHLRKAQKDVCFWLMGLPEAKWRDAPLPDFNDESEEVSIGGQTVPVRMGPACSLALAESGYEGLIEQSIKVGPIPANFQFDDWDKLTDEASPLTYDGGSPRLSRRLLAKAVKHLAAGAGATYSPKRFTLYRNGDPEAPMVLVGNGSAILIAPRVRD, encoded by the coding sequence ATGGACGCAGAGTGGGACAGCTACCAAAGCGATGAATTCCACTGTCGGGATTGTGGCGAGAAGTTCCCGAACGAGGAAGCCGTCAAAGAGCACTTAAGAAAGGCACAGAAAGATGTCTGCTTCTGGCTGATGGGGCTTCCAGAGGCAAAGTGGAGAGATGCACCGCTGCCGGATTTCAACGACGAATCAGAAGAAGTCTCAATCGGTGGTCAAACCGTCCCCGTCCGTATGGGGCCGGCCTGCTCGCTCGCACTGGCAGAAAGTGGCTACGAAGGTCTGATCGAACAGTCGATAAAGGTGGGACCAATCCCAGCAAACTTCCAGTTTGACGACTGGGACAAGTTGACTGATGAGGCGAGTCCGCTGACTTATGACGGAGGTAGCCCCCGGCTTTCAAGGCGGCTACTCGCCAAAGCGGTCAAGCACCTCGCGGCCGGGGCAGGTGCAACATACAGTCCAAAGCGGTTCACGCTCTACAGAAATGGCGACCCAGAAGCGCCGATGGTTCTCGTTGGGAACGGCAGTGCAATTCTTATCGCCCCCCGAGTTCGAGATTGA
- a CDS encoding phosphoadenosine phosphosulfate reductase family protein: MTDTDHSRAAETKAMTCPCGKAAPCAGSRPSNGAGTENANTGPTLPDTTSETREEFGGIKAQIPETDAPDEILQRANSREWDNAFALCSGGKDSTAALHHTYRNAEFPLDGIIFIDTNIGLHESKEYVQNLGEKFDLPVHIADTRNKADRYRERIEKYGFAGPTRQSHRFEYICNKDKPLQKFLTGFEGQSLLISGATRQESDARYEAVSADGIEQDGTRTFVSPLARWTQSDVDDYLNEHGVEVSEVTELLESSGDCLCGAYADRYLELSQLREHYRYLHTYIQSLEARVIDAARNDELLKDQYSSCSGFRGSLLHTDHTGYPVR, from the coding sequence ATGACCGACACCGATCACTCACGTGCTGCAGAGACGAAAGCGATGACGTGCCCTTGTGGGAAAGCCGCACCATGTGCAGGCTCAAGGCCAAGTAATGGCGCAGGGACCGAGAATGCCAACACTGGGCCGACCCTCCCCGACACAACTAGTGAAACGCGGGAGGAGTTCGGGGGCATCAAAGCCCAGATCCCAGAGACGGATGCCCCTGATGAAATACTCCAACGAGCGAACAGCAGGGAATGGGACAATGCGTTCGCACTCTGTAGTGGGGGAAAGGACTCCACTGCGGCACTTCACCATACGTATCGCAATGCTGAGTTTCCTTTAGACGGGATTATTTTTATTGATACCAATATCGGGTTACATGAATCCAAAGAGTACGTTCAAAACCTCGGCGAGAAGTTTGACCTTCCCGTCCACATCGCAGACACACGCAACAAAGCAGACAGATACCGAGAGCGGATTGAAAAGTACGGATTTGCCGGCCCGACGCGCCAGTCTCACCGGTTCGAGTATATCTGCAATAAAGACAAGCCACTTCAAAAGTTTCTCACCGGGTTCGAGGGGCAATCGTTGCTCATCAGCGGCGCCACGCGGCAGGAGTCAGACGCTCGGTACGAAGCCGTCAGTGCTGACGGGATCGAGCAGGACGGGACTCGAACGTTCGTCTCACCCCTAGCCCGATGGACACAGTCCGACGTCGACGACTACCTCAACGAACACGGTGTCGAGGTATCAGAGGTAACCGAATTGCTGGAATCATCGGGAGACTGCCTCTGTGGTGCGTACGCCGACCGATATCTTGAGTTGTCCCAGTTGCGAGAGCACTACCGGTACCTACACACGTATATCCAGTCGCTGGAAGCCCGAGTGATTGACGCCGCCAGAAATGATGAACTTCTGAAAGACCAATATAGCAGTTGTTCCGGATTTCGGGGTAGTTTGTTGCACACCGATCACACCGGGTACCCGGTGCGCTGA